A single Rhopalosiphum padi isolate XX-2018 chromosome 4, ASM2088224v1, whole genome shotgun sequence DNA region contains:
- the LOC132929318 gene encoding methionine aminopeptidase 1D, mitochondrial translates to MNICKTAAACGRWFVSGGTPSLSLPPRRLSKSLWTKKFQTNNFGVYDLVELGTVSDHRTVPEYVTLPSYAKTGAVVDEPDHNCPPEIQNRGQIEMLRQSCKLAKFVLDSAKDRLTVGATTDDVDRFVHDLIIDNNAYPSPLNYRWFRKSLCTSINNVVCHGVPDDRPLVDGDIVSVDVSVYLNGFHGDCAATYCVGGVDDCGRKLITVAEQCTYKGIEACGPGKSFADIGRAIELFAREHGYSVASSITGHGIGTYFHGPPTIFHSTMYSYPGVMKPGMVFTVEPVICQGNGDVEVLEDGWTIVTADDSRGAQFEHTILITDSGYDILTV, encoded by the coding sequence ATGAACATCTGTAAGACCGCGGCCGCTTGCGGCCGGTGGTTCGTCAGCGGCGGGACACCGTCACTGTCACTACCGCCGCGGCGGCTGTCCAAATCCCTGTGGACGAAGAAATTCCAGACCAACAATTTCGGGGTGTACGACTTGGTGGAATTGGGCACAGTCAGCGATCACAGGACGGTGCCGGAGTACGTCACGTTGCCATCGTACGCGAAGACCGGCGCGGTGGTCGACGAGCCCGACCACAACTGTCCGCCGGAAATCCAGAACAGGGGCCAGATCGAGATGCTCCGGCAGAGCTGTAAGTTGGCCAAGTTCGTGTTGGACAGCGCCAAGGACCGGCTGACGGTGGGCGCCACCACGGACGACGTGGACCGCTTCGTGCACGATCTGATCATCGACAACAACGCGTACCCGTCGCCGTTGAACTACAGGTGGTTCAGGAAGTCCCTGTGCACGTCGATCAACAACGTCGTGTGTCACGGAGTGCCGGACGACCGGCCGCTGGTCGACGGCGACATCGTATCCGTCGACGTGTCCGTCTACCTGAACGGTTTCCACGGTGACTGCGCCGCGACCTACTGCGTGGGCGGAGTGGACGACTGCGGCAGAAAACTGATCACCGTGGCCGAACAGTGCACGTACAAAGGCATCGAAGCCTGTGGCCCGGGCAAGAGCTTCGCGGACATCGGCAGGGCCATCGAGCTGTTTGCCCGTGAACACGGTTACAGCGTCGCGTCCAGCATCACCGGCCACGGGATCGGTACATATTTCCACGGGCCTCCCACCATCTTCCACTCTACCATGTACAGTTATCCGGGAGTAATGAAACCGGGTATGGTGTTTACCGTCGAGCCGGTGATTTGCCAAGGCAACGGCGACGTAGAGGTTTTGGAAGACGGTTGGACCATAGTGACGGCCGACGATTCTAGAGGCGCTCAATTCGAACATACAATACTGATCACCGATAGCGGTTACGATATTTTAACGGTTTGA